One segment of Acidianus sp. HS-5 DNA contains the following:
- a CDS encoding ribbon-helix-helix domain-containing protein: MKIITVKVPEELYEKMRKHKEINWSEIIRNAIREELEKVENTSTGSEIIDKLRQLGINENDISIESPQGEEEFQKELKRKSTIQTL; this comes from the coding sequence ATGAAGATCATAACAGTAAAAGTACCAGAAGAGCTCTATGAGAAAATGAGAAAGCATAAGGAGATTAACTGGAGTGAGATTATTAGGAACGCAATTAGGGAAGAGTTGGAAAAAGTGGAGAATACTAGTACGGGTAGTGAAATTATTGACAAGCTCAGACAGTTAGGAATTAATGAAAACGATATAAGCATAGAGTCTCCTCAAGGTGAAGAAGAATTTCAGAAGGAATTGAAAAGAAAATCTACGATACAAACACTCTAA
- a CDS encoding AAA family ATPase, with amino-acid sequence MEKFKSVIAEWLTSQLPKVVERDISLPLDRDYIITVTGGRRSGKTFLLYQTIQEILKRGIASKDEILYIDFEDYRLKGVSVDDLDKSLVSFTELTGKQPKYLFLDEIQNVKGYGSWFRKKINARVYLSGSS; translated from the coding sequence GTGGAAAAGTTTAAGAGTGTAATAGCAGAATGGCTCACTTCACAACTACCCAAAGTTGTAGAGAGAGATATATCCCTACCCTTAGACAGGGACTATATTATTACCGTAACTGGAGGCAGAAGAAGCGGAAAGACATTTTTACTTTACCAAACTATTCAAGAAATACTCAAACGAGGTATTGCGTCAAAAGATGAAATCCTTTACATAGACTTTGAAGATTATAGACTGAAAGGGGTTTCTGTAGATGACCTAGATAAAAGTCTAGTCTCCTTCACGGAATTAACGGGCAAACAGCCTAAATATTTATTCCTAGATGAGATACAAAACGTTAAGGGTTACGGTAGCTGGTTTAGGAAAAAGATTAACGCTAGAGTTTACTTATCGGGTTCATCGTAA
- a CDS encoding DUF4143 domain-containing protein encodes MRGRSINYEVYPLSFKEFLRFKGVTYNPLIVYTSQRGIILSTLREYLYYGSYPAVVLEKEDRIRLLQSYFDSVIVRDLSIVTPNIAETFSTYLVSNYSNLITINKVYNYLRSLGIKIGKETVLELFSKARETYFSFLVEEFEKSESKRKVNPKKLYIIDTGYSTALGYEFSISRAMENAVFIELLRRGYKEIYYWKGKREVDFVISKNFTPTTLIQVTYANDKIEERETEGILEAKAELKVDNSLIITWDYEGEINGIKALPLWKWLLELNPKQE; translated from the coding sequence TTGAGAGGTAGGAGTATAAACTACGAAGTTTATCCCCTGTCATTTAAGGAGTTTTTAAGGTTTAAGGGAGTTACATATAATCCTCTTATTGTATATACTTCCCAACGGGGTATAATACTTTCTACGCTGAGAGAATACTTATATTACGGATCTTACCCTGCAGTAGTTCTTGAAAAAGAAGACAGGATAAGGCTTTTACAATCATACTTTGATTCAGTAATAGTAAGGGATCTTTCTATCGTGACACCGAATATAGCAGAAACTTTTTCAACCTATCTGGTCTCCAATTATTCCAATTTAATAACTATAAACAAAGTGTACAATTATTTGAGAAGCCTTGGAATTAAAATAGGTAAAGAGACTGTTCTAGAGCTATTCTCAAAAGCTAGAGAAACTTATTTCTCCTTTCTAGTTGAGGAATTTGAAAAGAGTGAAAGTAAAAGAAAGGTAAACCCTAAGAAACTTTACATAATAGATACAGGATATTCAACAGCCTTAGGTTACGAATTCTCTATATCTAGGGCAATGGAAAATGCTGTATTTATAGAGCTCTTAAGGAGAGGTTACAAGGAGATATATTACTGGAAAGGAAAGAGAGAAGTTGATTTTGTAATAAGCAAGAATTTTACTCCTACCACGTTAATCCAAGTAACTTATGCAAATGATAAAATAGAGGAAAGAGAAACTGAAGGAATTCTTGAAGCAAAAGCGGAGTTGAAAGTTGATAATTCCCTAATTATAACCTGGGATTATGAGGGAGAAATTAATGGAATAAAGGCTTTACCGTTATGGAAATGGTTACTTGAGCTTAATCCAAAACAAGAGTAG
- a CDS encoding inosine/xanthosine triphosphatase gives MLTLYLGSSSKLKLEAMQEVLTEYKINAKIVPRNVDSGVPLTPLQDETYIGARNRAYALMKEIKDESAAYVGLESGLVNRYNSVFEETVCVIIYNGKEFAAYSSGIKVPDFILKEMDKGKNHYEVLDEISEKLNANPKDTWGIYTNFLLTRKMELKEAFRNSLVELLADYSSSLLR, from the coding sequence ATGCTTACCTTATACTTAGGTTCCTCAAGTAAGCTAAAGCTTGAGGCAATGCAAGAAGTCTTGACTGAGTATAAAATAAATGCGAAAATAGTACCAAGGAATGTAGATAGCGGAGTCCCACTAACTCCTCTCCAGGACGAAACTTACATTGGAGCAAGGAATAGAGCTTACGCATTAATGAAGGAAATTAAAGACGAAAGCGCTGCATACGTTGGACTAGAAAGTGGGCTAGTAAACAGATATAATTCAGTATTTGAGGAGACAGTTTGCGTAATCATTTACAATGGAAAAGAATTTGCTGCGTATTCAAGCGGTATTAAAGTCCCAGATTTTATACTCAAGGAAATGGATAAAGGAAAGAACCACTACGAGGTTTTAGATGAAATAAGTGAAAAATTGAATGCAAACCCTAAAGATACCTGGGGGATTTATACAAATTTCCTGCTAACTAGAAAAATGGAACTAAAAGAAGCCTTTAGAAACTCTCTAGTGGAATTGCTTGCAGACTACTCTTCTAGCCTCCTTAGGTAA
- a CDS encoding ribbon-helix-helix protein, CopG family, with product MRVITFKAEDDLLQKLDLYAANRRLTRSEIIRDAIKKYLEE from the coding sequence ATGAGAGTAATAACATTTAAAGCAGAAGATGATTTATTGCAGAAGCTTGATTTATACGCAGCAAATAGAAGATTAACTAGGAGTGAAATTATAAGGGACGCTATTAAGAAGTATTTAGAGGAATAA
- a CDS encoding SufD family Fe-S cluster assembly protein, protein MPLVDIDSAKNFLSSFENRSEREELFSIYERLPYQIINDSPTVKHYTRWENLDKLNLKVVEVKGKDITYPSISGYARIVVHNNIIREAPISFSQVLGNSLMKPEDHKLVALTLSLSRKMDIKQGGRYLIYHYTDEEGVFSPINIEINVPEGENADVIYYAENKGKSMNSAVISTIVGKDSSLNLTLLSKGNASYNFVYSKARVEGSINSYIISSGFLEGHVEYHSYLGEGAQAFFSSRALGVESNNIDVITNVYHDGPKSVSNGFMKSVSSGSSLVVTRGDARINEQAIDSSTSIIGRAIMLGESTAIVAPMLEVRTGRVITAKHSAAVSRVPEDLIFYLQNRGFDRKSAEGLIIRGFMEDEGDTEIVKKLISDIITSLGY, encoded by the coding sequence ATGCCCTTAGTTGACATAGATTCAGCTAAAAATTTTCTTTCTTCTTTTGAAAACAGATCAGAAAGAGAAGAGTTATTTTCAATTTATGAGAGATTACCATATCAGATCATCAATGATTCGCCTACTGTTAAGCACTACACAAGATGGGAAAATTTAGATAAACTCAACTTAAAAGTTGTGGAAGTAAAGGGAAAGGATATAACATATCCATCAATTTCTGGATATGCAAGGATTGTTGTTCATAATAACATAATAAGGGAAGCGCCGATTAGTTTTTCTCAAGTACTTGGGAACTCTTTAATGAAACCTGAAGATCACAAGTTAGTAGCTTTAACTCTTTCTCTATCAAGAAAGATGGACATTAAACAAGGCGGCAGATATTTAATTTACCATTATACTGATGAAGAAGGAGTTTTCTCTCCAATAAATATAGAAATTAATGTCCCAGAAGGAGAAAATGCCGACGTTATATATTACGCTGAAAATAAAGGGAAATCAATGAATTCCGCAGTTATTTCTACTATTGTTGGCAAAGATTCCTCACTTAACCTTACTTTACTGAGCAAGGGCAATGCTAGTTATAATTTTGTTTATTCAAAGGCTAGAGTAGAAGGTTCTATAAATAGCTACATTATATCATCAGGATTTTTAGAAGGACATGTAGAATATCATTCATATTTAGGAGAAGGTGCACAAGCATTTTTCAGTTCCAGAGCGTTAGGAGTTGAAAGTAATAATATTGATGTAATAACTAACGTATATCACGATGGTCCTAAAAGTGTTAGTAATGGCTTTATGAAATCTGTTTCTTCGGGCTCTTCTTTAGTGGTAACTAGAGGTGATGCTAGAATTAATGAACAAGCGATAGATTCCTCAACTTCGATAATTGGTAGGGCAATAATGCTCGGAGAATCAACAGCAATAGTTGCGCCAATGTTAGAAGTTAGAACTGGCAGAGTAATAACAGCAAAACATTCAGCAGCAGTTTCTAGAGTTCCCGAGGATTTAATATTTTACCTACAGAATAGAGGATTTGACAGGAAGTCTGCAGAAGGATTAATAATAAGGGGATTTATGGAGGATGAAGGAGATACTGAGATTGTTAAAAAACTTATAAGTGATATAATTACGTCATTAGGTTATTAG
- the sufB gene encoding Fe-S cluster assembly protein SufB, which translates to MTEEKVSVDINEILDAAIDAKYNRVDQIEFHRRVVESGLSRSTIEAISKAKKEPEWMLRFRIKSLELFEKLPTPNWLPDVLSSLNVSNLELYIKPDVERTNSWDQIPKEIRNYYENLGIPQSEQKVLGGLVAVFESEPIYANVKQELEKKGVIMMPPEEAMVKYPDLFKQYFMKIFPASDHKFAALHGALWSGGVFVYVPKGVKITTPVEGFFVIGTEMEGQFEHTLIVADENSYIHFIEGCSAPQFKNFSFHDGMVELFANDNAHIKFTTIQNWSKNVINFNNKRAWANKNAVIDWVEGSLGSKYSFVYPSTILRGEGASSSSLVVTLASAEGDWKDSGSKMIHAAPNTRSRVINKNIGFNGGVNVYRGLVKVNKGAVGSKAFVKCDSLMLDEKTKAYTFPHNQVFEEDADVAHEAHTFRMSEDQLFYLMTRGISEKEATSMLVLGFMDEIMRELPFEYAAMLNKVIKLELDKLGAVA; encoded by the coding sequence ATGACAGAAGAGAAAGTTTCAGTGGACATAAACGAGATTCTTGATGCAGCAATTGATGCAAAATATAATAGAGTTGACCAAATTGAGTTTCATAGGAGAGTGGTAGAAAGCGGGTTATCAAGAAGTACTATAGAAGCAATTTCTAAGGCAAAGAAAGAGCCAGAATGGATGTTAAGATTTAGAATTAAATCTCTAGAATTATTCGAAAAACTTCCTACTCCAAATTGGTTACCTGATGTTTTAAGTTCACTTAATGTATCCAACCTAGAATTATACATAAAGCCCGATGTTGAGAGAACAAATAGTTGGGATCAAATTCCTAAAGAAATTAGAAATTATTACGAAAATCTTGGAATTCCGCAATCAGAACAAAAAGTTCTAGGGGGATTAGTTGCAGTATTTGAGTCTGAACCTATCTACGCTAATGTCAAACAAGAATTGGAAAAGAAAGGAGTTATAATGATGCCTCCAGAAGAAGCTATGGTAAAATATCCCGACTTGTTTAAACAGTACTTTATGAAAATATTCCCAGCTTCAGATCATAAGTTTGCGGCCTTACACGGTGCCTTATGGAGTGGTGGAGTATTTGTATATGTTCCTAAAGGAGTTAAGATTACCACGCCAGTTGAAGGATTCTTCGTAATAGGGACAGAAATGGAAGGACAATTCGAGCATACTTTAATTGTTGCAGATGAGAATTCTTACATACACTTCATTGAAGGTTGTTCAGCACCTCAGTTTAAGAATTTCTCATTCCACGACGGTATGGTAGAATTATTTGCCAATGATAACGCTCACATAAAGTTTACTACAATCCAAAACTGGAGTAAAAATGTCATAAACTTCAATAATAAGAGAGCTTGGGCTAATAAAAACGCAGTAATAGACTGGGTAGAAGGATCTTTAGGTTCAAAGTATAGTTTCGTGTATCCATCAACAATACTCAGAGGGGAAGGAGCATCATCAAGTAGCTTAGTAGTAACCTTAGCCTCGGCAGAAGGAGACTGGAAAGATAGCGGATCAAAAATGATTCATGCTGCACCCAACACCAGAAGTAGAGTAATTAATAAGAACATAGGTTTTAACGGTGGAGTCAATGTTTATAGAGGTTTGGTCAAGGTTAATAAAGGAGCAGTAGGATCTAAGGCTTTTGTAAAATGCGACTCATTGATGCTTGATGAAAAAACTAAAGCTTATACATTCCCTCACAATCAGGTCTTCGAAGAAGACGCTGACGTAGCTCATGAGGCTCACACATTCAGAATGAGTGAGGATCAGTTATTCTACTTAATGACCAGAGGAATAAGCGAGAAAGAGGCGACTTCAATGTTAGTCTTAGGATTCATGGACGAAATAATGAGGGAATTACCCTTTGAATATGCGGCAATGTTGAATAAAGTTATAAAACTGGAGTTGGATAAGTTAGGAGCAGTGGCATAA